In Candidatus Finniella inopinata, the genomic window CATTTCTCGAGCTGCCTAATGGTGTGCCATCTCATGATACTTTTGGCCGTGTGTTTTCCATACTTGACCCAGAGCAATTTGAATCCTGCTTTTATGCATGGATCAAGTCACTCTCTATCGATGTTAATTCTGAGATTATTGCTATTGATGGAAAAACGCTACGGGGTTCTGGCAACAGAAGAAAAGAGAAAAAAGCCCTACACATTGTAAGTGCCTGGGCAAGCAATCAAAGTCTTCTTTTAGGGCAAGTTAAAACGGATGAAAAATCCAATGAAATTACAGCCATTCCAAAATTACTCAAGATGATTGATGTTACTGGTAGTACAGTCACCATTGACGCCATGGGTTGTCAGCAGTCAATTGCTGAAGAGATCTTAATTCAAGGTGCAGACTACGTATTAGCTCTAAAAGATAATCAACCGAAGCTTCATGAAATGGTCAAGGCAATTTTCCATATAGGAGAATCACGTCAGTACAAGAAGATGCTTAATCGACGGAAAGTAGAGAAGATCCATGATCATGGTCGCATAGAAACACGTCGCTATACATTAGTATCAGCACGCGATCCGGCAGTATTTCAACTTCGTTGGCCTGGGTTAAAGGGTGTTGGCATGCTTGAAACAACACGCACAACTAATAATCAGGTTGAGCGTAGTACCCGCTACTTTCTAACAAGTTTAGCCTATGAAAATATTGATCAGTTTATGGTTGCTGTCAGAAAACACTGGAACATAGAAATTAACCTGCACTGGTCTTTGGATGTAGGTTTTAGGGAAGACCATAACCAGGTGCATGTTGGCCACGCGGCCAAGAATTTGGCTGTCATGAGACGTATTGCTTTGAATCTACTCAAGCAAGAAAAAACGAATAAACGAGGGGTGAGCTGTCGACGGAAGGTAGCAGGCTGGGACAACAAATACTTATTGAAAATTCTAACCGCTGACCACAATTTAAAGCGCGTTTGAGCGGATTGACTGATATAAACGGTAAGTCTTTTAAAGGGGAGGATAGTGTCTAAAAATAAAAAAAACAGGAAGTAGATCTCTCAAAACCTACAAAATCAAATCAATCTACAAAAGTTTGGGAAATAGCAGAAACCGTAATTTTAAAAACTAGGCTGAGGAGATGTCAGTGCAATCGCCATGACCCAATCGCCCCTGGTTTTAAACAAGCTGCTTGATTTTTACAGCGGCATGGAAAGCCCTCAAGCGATTGCAGCCTGTAACGCCATGATCGCCTGCAAACCGAATCACCCGGTTATCGATGAAGCCCTTGACTTGATTGTTAAGGGGGCAAGCTCTGAAACCTGCCCAGATTTCCTTCGTCCGTATACCAAAATGGTTTATCGAACTTTGTTGCATACAGGACCTATGATGTTCGGCATGGCTTTTTATAACGGGGCCAAACGGGGTGGCAATCGTGACGTTTTATTTCCCCCCGACTTCTTTTTTGGACCAGCGAAAAACACAACAGGCTCTCATTACAAATGGCCCCTGCAGACAGCGGGCATTCATTATCATGAACAATCTTGGTGTTGAGAAGGTAAAATCAGCTACTCCCAATGATGAGTAAGGGTTTGATGGTTCTCACTGGATGTAAAAGACAAGTTAGGTCCAGGCATCCAAAGAATCTTACCCAAAGAATCTATTCTAATATATTTGTAATTCACCTTTTGACCTGGCGCTAAATTAATGCTGCCAGTCCAGGTTGATGTGGGGCTGCCATCATTAGGACGAGATAATGGCAAAGCTTGGTTGGTCTGCCAGCCAAGCCCCCCCCCCCATTTCGGTAAATCACCCACAACAAAAATATTCTGCCCCCCCAATGTCGTGGCAATAACAGAAAATGTAATTGTGTAGATGGTTCCAACCTGAGACACGGAAAAAAAATCACTACAAGTAAAGTTATCGTAAATCGAATAATTGATATAGTCATAAGGCAAATAGCAATAGCCCTTGTCACCGGTCACTGTTCCCCAAGAATTTCGGGCTGTAAACTGACTCTTATCGTCATCGTATCCCACCAGCATAAGCGCATGAGGTCCATAATATGAATCAGCAACAAATTCGCCCTCCGACACCACCACGGGGGCCCCAGGCAGGGGCACAACCCCTGCTTTTTCACTCTCGTCATTATTCCAAAAGGAGTAATTTATACTCAGCCTCATAAGAACAGGGTGATTTTGATGTAAATGCGTTTTAATAGCCTTCAATAAATTATCGTCAGTGGGTCTGGGGGCGTCTAACTGATCGTAAGCCAAAGCCACATTACTAAGTGCGGTTTTATAACAGGCATCGTTCGGCTGTTGAGAAAAAAAAACGGGATCTGGAAGTGGATCGTATTTAGAGTAAGCATAGGGATCGCTGTAAGGCCAGGTTGTCTCTGAGCAAGCCCCAAATTCTGCAACAGCATAGACAGCAGCGTAAACTTCCGCCCCCGTATCCTGACTCATATCCAATCCCAAGTGCTTTCTTTCGTTATAATAAATAAATAAACGGGATGGTGGATAGTTCTGTAACCCTTGCAAGATGCGCAGGTATTGCAAAGCCCCCGCTGCAGCATTGGCGGTGCAGGACCCAACTTCGCCTTGGTCGTATACAGAAAAAATTTCTGCGGCCTTTTCGATGCCCCCAATAGCAGTGCGCATGTCATAAGAGGTCGGAAGCGTTTCTGTTGAGGCGTGCAGGGTCTGTGAAACAGCCTTACCCCTTTTCGCCGCTGGATGAACCAACAACTTTTCAAGCATTTGGCGTGAGGGAAGATCATAACCCTGGTTACACTTGGGTTGCATAGACAGATTTTGAAAAGCTTGCCCATCATCTGCCGCTGAAAGTTCCCCTGAAGAAGAAAGTGCTGTTAATATCAAGAATATAAAAATTGGAAAATACTTGGTTAAAAAATCAAACATAATGAATAAATTTCAATATACGAATTTAATTATAGACGATATCATCTACTTCATTAATTTTTTATTAAGCAGAAAGAAATCCTATCTATTTCAGCTTATAATACCATGATTTATTAATTGCACTATTAATTATTTGTTAATATTCTTCGCTTATAAAATAAATAATATATATTTTTATTTGGTGAGTTATGCGTTTTTGTTATTTTTATTTGGGTTTGTGTCTTGGGGTTTCCAGTGCGTGGGCCAGTAATGTGCAGTTGGACAGCGGTAATTCTTACAAAAATATTCGTGCTGCTCTTGACAAGATCCCTGCTGCTAATAAAACCAATCCTCACACCCTTAAGTTTGTGACAGCAGCAGTTGACGACGATGAAAACAACAACTCGGCAGGACAAGGTCCATCTGTCGTAGATATATCCGACTTCGGTTCACTTACCATTGAAGGGGTGAATTCCGGGATAACAACAATAAGCGGAGGAGGAGCAAGCCTATTTTATAGCTCTTCAGACAAAAATCTGACCCTTAAGGGGCTGACTATTCAAAGTTTTGCTTCTATCAACTGGACTAGATCCAATGGATCCGGCGGGGCTATAGGCTTGGCTGATGGGAAGAGTCTGACTCTGAACGCCACTGGACCTGTGACCTTTGATGGGCATCATGCCGACTCAAGTGGGGGTGCCATCTCTGCCTCCAGCGTGACGATCAGTGGCGTTGGACCTGTGGTCTTTTCTAACAACAACAGCACTTACAGTGACGCTGGAGCTGTTGGTGGAGCTATTGCTGGTTTCAACACTCTAAACGTCTCTGGTGATGTGACATTCACGAATAACACGGCCAATAAAGGAGGCGCCA contains:
- a CDS encoding ISAs1 family transposase, with the translated sequence MQLSDTFLKHFEPLADPRIDNHNKLHKLHDILVITILATICGADNWVDISEFGKAKYDWLSTFLELPNGVPSHDTFGRVFSILDPEQFESCFYAWIKSLSIDVNSEIIAIDGKTLRGSGNRRKEKKALHIVSAWASNQSLLLGQVKTDEKSNEITAIPKLLKMIDVTGSTVTIDAMGCQQSIAEEILIQGADYVLALKDNQPKLHEMVKAIFHIGESRQYKKMLNRRKVEKIHDHGRIETRRYTLVSARDPAVFQLRWPGLKGVGMLETTRTTNNQVERSTRYFLTSLAYENIDQFMVAVRKHWNIEINLHWSLDVGFREDHNQVHVGHAAKNLAVMRRIALNLLKQEKTNKRGVSCRRKVAGWDNKYLLKILTADHNLKRV
- a CDS encoding carbohydrate-binding module family 20 domain-containing protein, producing the protein MFDFLTKYFPIFIFLILTALSSSGELSAADDGQAFQNLSMQPKCNQGYDLPSRQMLEKLLVHPAAKRGKAVSQTLHASTETLPTSYDMRTAIGGIEKAAEIFSVYDQGEVGSCTANAAAGALQYLRILQGLQNYPPSRLFIYYNERKHLGLDMSQDTGAEVYAAVYAVAEFGACSETTWPYSDPYAYSKYDPLPDPVFFSQQPNDACYKTALSNVALAYDQLDAPRPTDDNLLKAIKTHLHQNHPVLMRLSINYSFWNNDESEKAGVVPLPGAPVVVSEGEFVADSYYGPHALMLVGYDDDKSQFTARNSWGTVTGDKGYCYLPYDYINYSIYDNFTCSDFFSVSQVGTIYTITFSVIATTLGGQNIFVVGDLPKWGGGLGWQTNQALPLSRPNDGSPTSTWTGSINLAPGQKVNYKYIRIDSLGKILWMPGPNLSFTSSENHQTLTHHWE